One stretch of Janibacter limosus DNA includes these proteins:
- the cobO gene encoding cob(I)yrinic acid a,c-diamide adenosyltransferase, translating into MAQGQTPVTPQDGLTTRQRRNRPLVVVHGGTGKGKSTAAFGLALRGWNQGWAIGVFQFVKSAKWRIGEEEVYKTLGRVHEETGEGGPVEWHKMGSGWSWSRKVGSEEDHAADAREGWAEIKRRLAEETHTVYVLDEFTYVMKWGWVELDDVIDTLTNRPGYQHVIITGRDPHPRLLEIADVATEMTKIKHPFDQGQKGQKGIEW; encoded by the coding sequence ATGGCACAGGGACAGACCCCCGTCACCCCCCAGGACGGACTCACCACGCGGCAGCGCCGCAACCGCCCGCTCGTGGTCGTCCACGGCGGCACCGGCAAGGGCAAGTCGACGGCCGCCTTCGGTCTGGCCCTGCGCGGCTGGAACCAGGGCTGGGCGATCGGCGTCTTCCAGTTCGTCAAGTCCGCCAAGTGGCGCATCGGCGAGGAGGAGGTCTACAAGACCCTCGGCCGTGTCCACGAGGAGACCGGCGAAGGGGGCCCGGTCGAGTGGCACAAGATGGGCTCCGGCTGGTCGTGGTCACGCAAGGTCGGCAGCGAGGAGGACCACGCCGCCGACGCCCGCGAGGGCTGGGCGGAGATCAAGCGTCGCCTCGCCGAGGAGACCCACACCGTCTACGTCCTCGACGAGTTCACCTATGTCATGAAGTGGGGCTGGGTCGAGCTCGACGACGTCATCGACACGCTCACCAACCGCCCCGGCTACCAGCACGTCATCATCACCGGCCGTGACCCGCACCCGCGGCTGCTCGAGATCGCCGACGTGGCAACCGAGATGACGAAGATCAAGCATCCCTTCGACCAGGGGCAGAAGGGCCAGAAGGGCATCGAATGGTGA
- a CDS encoding class I SAM-dependent methyltransferase: protein MTASMHDTDRGWDLVRLAEATPKALDGRVRSELERGRRDYQPLRSEVIDPADRAVPESPNNRARLERLADYVLDGDAIVEIGCGRGFVGGQLLAAGAGHYSAMDIVADYARSARAVLESLGHGDRLGHIRQQDLYTLTPRDLVDADLVVCSEVIEHVPDPEAALEAIGGALPEGGELLFTVPLLGKLEKVWGHLSIFTAERLQSMLERAGLTAHHVEPLVGQWVLVLAGPAGVPTQRQDERLTQLRVRAADHPEVALPADLTPVPTQPTRFDNVATRTLEVSAVGDAPPTAGVRVTPPDDADQTVRVAVEAGAVGDEVTGGVGISLAGAGPVEGARLSFEVEDVTHVRQVTVTFRRPDASPAGEWRWRPSDQDRARVAVAHTASLRPGAHRPPFSGPRRAQVPEADRVEVTATVAAGGTARLRIVRWGWIR from the coding sequence GTGACTGCATCCATGCATGACACCGACCGCGGCTGGGACCTCGTGCGACTCGCCGAGGCCACGCCCAAGGCCCTCGACGGACGCGTCCGCAGCGAGCTCGAGCGCGGCAGGCGGGACTACCAGCCCCTGCGCAGCGAGGTCATCGACCCCGCCGACCGGGCCGTCCCGGAGAGCCCCAACAACCGGGCTCGCCTCGAGAGGCTCGCCGACTACGTCCTCGACGGCGACGCCATCGTCGAGATCGGGTGCGGGCGGGGGTTCGTGGGCGGCCAGCTGCTCGCCGCCGGCGCTGGCCACTACAGCGCGATGGACATCGTCGCCGACTACGCGCGCAGCGCCCGGGCGGTGCTCGAGTCCCTCGGCCACGGCGACCGCCTCGGGCACATCCGGCAGCAGGACCTCTACACCCTCACCCCCCGTGATCTCGTTGACGCCGACCTCGTCGTCTGCTCGGAGGTCATCGAGCACGTGCCCGACCCCGAGGCCGCCCTGGAGGCCATCGGCGGGGCGTTGCCCGAGGGGGGCGAGCTGCTCTTCACGGTCCCGCTGCTGGGCAAGCTCGAAAAGGTCTGGGGCCACCTGTCGATCTTCACCGCGGAGCGGCTGCAGTCCATGCTCGAGAGGGCCGGGCTGACGGCCCACCACGTCGAGCCCCTCGTGGGCCAGTGGGTCCTCGTCCTCGCCGGCCCCGCCGGTGTGCCCACGCAGCGGCAGGACGAGCGCCTGACGCAGCTGCGGGTCCGCGCCGCCGACCACCCCGAGGTAGCGCTGCCGGCCGACCTGACCCCGGTGCCGACCCAGCCGACCCGCTTCGACAACGTCGCCACGCGGACCCTCGAGGTGAGCGCCGTGGGCGACGCCCCACCCACCGCCGGGGTCCGGGTCACGCCGCCCGACGACGCGGACCAGACGGTCCGGGTCGCGGTCGAGGCCGGAGCCGTCGGCGACGAGGTCACCGGTGGCGTGGGCATCTCGCTGGCCGGCGCCGGCCCGGTCGAGGGGGCGCGGCTCTCCTTCGAGGTCGAGGACGTCACGCACGTGCGGCAGGTGACGGTGACCTTCCGTCGCCCCGACGCGAGTCCCGCCGGCGAGTGGCGGTGGCGGCCGAGCGACCAGGACCGGGCTCGGGTCGCCGTCGCGCACACCGCCTCGCTGCGGCCCGGTGCCCATCGGCCACCCTTCTCGGGCCCCCGACGGGCTCAGGTGCCCGAGGCCGACCGCGTGGAGGTCACGGCGACCGTCGCCGCCGGCGGCACCGCCCGCCTGCGGATCGTCCGGTGGGGCTGGATCCGCTGA
- a CDS encoding acyl-CoA thioesterase → MNKILRVVWTAATARRRGRVGPTEHAVLPLRVLPNDIDFAGHMNNGVYFTMADLGRIDLAIRSGWLRAQVRHRVSPVVMQETMTFRTSLQPLQAYELHSALAGWDRISVYYEQRFVVDGQVCAQALVRMRFLRKGKGVDPDRLWQLLGIDPPPSAVPDWAKGWGDGTRLPSPRADAPAGPAPFWV, encoded by the coding sequence GTGAACAAGATCCTTCGCGTCGTCTGGACCGCGGCGACCGCCCGCCGCCGTGGCCGGGTCGGCCCCACCGAGCACGCCGTGCTCCCGCTGCGGGTGCTGCCCAACGACATCGACTTCGCCGGGCACATGAACAACGGCGTCTACTTCACGATGGCCGACCTCGGTCGGATCGACCTCGCGATCCGCTCCGGGTGGTTGCGTGCGCAGGTGCGTCACCGCGTCTCGCCGGTCGTCATGCAGGAGACGATGACCTTCCGCACCTCGCTGCAGCCGCTGCAGGCCTACGAGCTGCACAGCGCACTCGCCGGCTGGGACCGGATCAGCGTCTACTACGAGCAGCGGTTCGTCGTCGACGGCCAGGTCTGCGCCCAGGCCCTGGTGCGGATGCGCTTCCTGCGCAAGGGCAAGGGCGTCGACCCCGACCGCCTGTGGCAGCTGCTCGGCATCGACCCGCCTCCCTCGGCCGTCCCGGACTGGGCGAAGGGGTGGGGAGACGGGACCCGGCTCCCTTCGCCCCGTGCGGATGCGCCGGCAGGACCGGCGCCCTTCTGGGTCTGA
- a CDS encoding VWA domain-containing protein yields the protein MTAPVFPFTALVGSDELITALLLSAISPEIGGVLVRGEKGTAKSTAVRALAAVLPEQQVALSCRFGCDPERADDCPDGPHTGPATTRPARLVELPVGATEDRVVGSLDLRRALGEGEAAYQPGLLADAHRGILYVDEVNLLHDHLVDVLLDAAAMGRNTVERDGVSISHPARITLVGTMNPEEGELRPQLLDRFGLTVHVAASRDPHVRAEVVRRRLAADLDPAGFAAGYAASEAQLTERLAAARESVARIRLEDVTLRTIARVCAGFDVDGMRADIVTARTAAAHAAWAGREHVTREDIRAAALLSLPHRRRRAPFDAPGLDEDLLDRLLDEEPEPEPPVPPTGGDDSDGDVDGASPDESGPGDGAQEEGRSGDSRPAPPDGSADDRGESPTTAPDDPSRGAEPERAEVPDTSPSGASAPAATAIASTPYRARRLELSGVGSGPTGRRSPALTPRGRVVGVHPAGNEPAGAPVHLTATLRASAARRAARTGPARVTGDDLRHAVTRGREANLVLLAVDASGSMAARKRMGEVKTAVLSLLLDAYQRRDRVGLVTFRGSGAEVALPPTSSVDAAAARLAELPHGGRTPLAEGLTQVARVVARERIRDRNQRALVIIVTDGRATAGPDALARAQHIADAWGHTADTVVVDCESGRFRMGLAADLAHRMGAEHIALEQVAASGLVEIVTDRTGPRRSAA from the coding sequence GTGACTGCTCCGGTCTTCCCCTTCACCGCCCTCGTCGGCTCCGACGAGCTGATCACCGCACTGCTGCTCAGCGCGATCTCCCCCGAGATCGGCGGCGTCCTCGTCCGCGGCGAGAAGGGCACCGCGAAGTCGACCGCGGTCCGCGCCCTCGCCGCGGTGCTGCCCGAGCAGCAGGTCGCGCTCTCCTGCCGATTCGGCTGCGACCCCGAGCGTGCCGATGACTGCCCCGACGGCCCGCACACGGGGCCGGCGACCACCCGCCCCGCTCGTCTGGTCGAGCTGCCCGTCGGTGCCACCGAGGACCGCGTCGTCGGCTCGCTCGACCTGCGCCGTGCTCTCGGCGAGGGCGAGGCGGCCTACCAGCCGGGCCTGCTCGCGGACGCCCATCGCGGCATCCTCTACGTCGACGAGGTCAACCTGCTGCACGACCACCTCGTCGACGTGCTCCTCGACGCGGCCGCCATGGGACGCAACACCGTCGAGCGCGACGGCGTCTCGATCTCGCACCCCGCCAGGATCACCCTCGTCGGCACGATGAACCCCGAGGAGGGCGAGCTGCGGCCCCAGCTGCTCGACCGATTCGGCCTGACCGTCCACGTCGCCGCGAGCCGTGACCCGCACGTGCGGGCCGAGGTCGTGCGGCGCCGGCTCGCGGCCGACCTCGACCCGGCCGGCTTCGCCGCCGGCTATGCCGCGTCCGAGGCCCAGCTCACCGAGCGGCTCGCCGCGGCCCGCGAGAGCGTGGCGCGCATCCGGCTCGAGGACGTGACCCTGCGGACCATCGCCCGGGTGTGCGCCGGCTTCGACGTCGACGGCATGCGCGCCGACATCGTCACCGCGCGCACGGCCGCGGCCCACGCCGCCTGGGCCGGACGCGAGCACGTGACCCGTGAGGACATCCGGGCCGCCGCGCTCCTGTCGCTCCCCCACCGTCGGCGGCGGGCCCCCTTCGACGCTCCCGGTCTCGACGAGGACCTGCTCGACCGGTTGCTCGACGAGGAGCCCGAGCCGGAGCCGCCGGTGCCACCGACTGGTGGGGATGACAGCGACGGCGATGTCGATGGCGCCTCCCCTGACGAGTCCGGACCGGGTGACGGCGCGCAGGAGGAGGGTCGGTCCGGCGACTCCCGTCCTGCTCCACCGGATGGGTCAGCGGACGACCGCGGCGAGTCGCCCACCACAGCCCCCGATGACCCATCACGAGGAGCAGAACCGGAGCGGGCGGAAGTGCCCGACACCAGCCCTTCAGGGGCGTCTGCCCCCGCTGCCACGGCCATCGCCAGCACCCCCTACCGCGCCCGTCGCCTCGAGCTCTCCGGCGTCGGCTCCGGACCGACCGGGCGCCGCTCCCCCGCTCTCACCCCGCGCGGTCGCGTCGTCGGTGTCCACCCCGCCGGCAACGAACCGGCAGGTGCTCCGGTCCACCTGACCGCCACCCTTCGCGCCTCTGCGGCTCGTCGAGCGGCCCGCACCGGGCCGGCCCGCGTGACCGGCGACGACCTGCGCCATGCCGTCACCCGCGGCCGCGAGGCCAACCTCGTGCTGCTCGCCGTCGACGCCTCCGGCTCGATGGCCGCCCGCAAGCGGATGGGCGAGGTCAAGACCGCCGTCCTGTCGTTGCTCCTGGACGCCTACCAGCGCCGCGACCGGGTGGGGCTGGTGACCTTCCGCGGGAGCGGCGCCGAGGTCGCCCTGCCGCCCACCTCGTCGGTGGACGCGGCCGCGGCGCGCCTGGCCGAGCTGCCCCACGGCGGACGGACGCCGCTCGCGGAAGGCCTCACGCAGGTCGCCAGAGTCGTTGCGAGAGAGCGCATCCGCGACCGCAACCAGCGCGCGCTCGTCATCATCGTCACCGATGGCCGGGCCACCGCAGGACCCGATGCCCTCGCGCGCGCCCAGCACATCGCAGACGCGTGGGGGCACACCGCGGACACCGTCGTCGTCGACTGCGAGTCCGGCCGCTTCCGCATGGGGCTGGCCGCGGACCTCGCCCACCGGATGGGCGCCGAGCACATCGCCCTCGAGCAGGTCGCCGCGAGCGGCCTCGTCGAGATCGTCACCGACCGCACCGGCCCACGAAGGAGCGCTGCCTGA
- a CDS encoding precorrin-8X methylmutase: MTSLRQPPSRYDYVTDGQEIYRRSFGMIRDEADLSGLPTDLHGAAVRIIHAAGDVAITSEIAGHPQVAAAAHAALLAGAPVLTDSNMLASGVTRRRLPADNEVICTLRDERVPALAAEWDTTRAAAAVSLWGERLEGSVVAIGNAPTALFHLLEMLQDGAPRPAAIVGMPVGFVGSAESKTALAEHDLPGGSIPWLVVHGRRGGSAMAAAALNALANPDELA; the protein is encoded by the coding sequence ATGACCTCCCTTCGCCAGCCGCCCAGTCGCTACGACTACGTCACCGACGGCCAGGAGATCTACCGCCGGTCCTTCGGCATGATCCGTGACGAGGCCGACCTGTCCGGGCTGCCCACGGACCTCCACGGCGCGGCCGTGCGGATCATCCACGCCGCCGGTGACGTCGCGATCACGAGCGAGATCGCCGGGCACCCGCAGGTCGCCGCCGCCGCGCACGCCGCCCTCCTCGCCGGCGCGCCCGTCCTCACCGACAGCAACATGCTCGCCTCCGGCGTCACCCGCCGGCGCCTGCCCGCCGACAACGAGGTCATCTGCACCCTGCGCGACGAGCGCGTGCCGGCTCTGGCCGCCGAGTGGGACACCACCCGCGCCGCCGCTGCCGTCTCTCTGTGGGGCGAGCGTCTCGAGGGCTCCGTCGTCGCGATCGGCAATGCCCCCACCGCGCTCTTCCACCTGCTCGAGATGCTCCAGGACGGGGCCCCACGACCGGCCGCGATCGTCGGGATGCCCGTGGGCTTCGTCGGCTCGGCGGAGTCCAAGACCGCTCTGGCAGAGCACGACCTGCCCGGTGGGTCGATCCCCTGGCTGGTCGTCCACGGCCGCCGCGGCGGCTCCGCCATGGCCGCAGCCGCGCTCAACGCGCTGGCAAACCCGGACGAGCTGGCATGA
- a CDS encoding dihydrofolate reductase family protein encodes MATIYCTATSLDGFIADDDESLSWLFATVGHDQDPQGRYGDDASLDFDQFLPTVGAVVCGANTYAWVHRELTHDGSDFTWPYEQPSWVVTHRDLDLPEGVQSFTGDITDLHAAATEAAAGKDVWIVGGGDLAGQFADAGLLDRVWIHQTPVTLGAGAPLLPRRLRLERVRLARDGQFTAMLFDVVGPEPRRVGDVDGAAEVYAQQ; translated from the coding sequence ATGGCCACGATCTACTGCACCGCCACGAGCCTCGACGGCTTCATCGCCGACGACGACGAGAGCCTGTCGTGGCTCTTCGCCACCGTCGGCCACGACCAGGACCCGCAGGGCCGCTACGGCGACGACGCCAGCCTCGACTTCGACCAGTTCCTCCCGACCGTCGGGGCCGTGGTCTGCGGCGCCAACACCTACGCGTGGGTGCACCGCGAGCTGACGCACGACGGCTCGGACTTCACCTGGCCCTACGAGCAGCCGTCCTGGGTCGTCACCCACCGCGACCTCGACCTGCCCGAGGGGGTGCAGAGCTTCACCGGCGACATCACCGACCTGCACGCCGCCGCGACCGAGGCCGCCGCCGGCAAGGACGTGTGGATCGTCGGCGGCGGGGACCTCGCCGGTCAGTTCGCCGACGCCGGCCTGCTCGACCGGGTGTGGATCCACCAGACACCGGTCACCCTCGGCGCCGGCGCACCGCTCCTGCCTCGCCGGTTGCGCCTGGAGCGCGTGCGGCTCGCGCGCGACGGCCAGTTCACCGCCATGCTCTTCGACGTCGTGGGTCCCGAGCCCCGTCGCGTCGGAGATGTCGACGGAGCCGCAGAGGTCTACGCCCAGCAGTGA
- the cobM gene encoding precorrin-4 C(11)-methyltransferase: MTVHFIGAGPGAADLLTVRATRLLAASQVCLYAGTYLDAAVLEHCPQGARLVDTQVLDLDGITAEIVAAHERGEDVARLCSGDPSVYSAIAEQTRRLDAAGIPWDITPGIAAYAATAARLGRELTVPEVAQSVVLTRAQRDSTALPSGESLEAFAATGATLVLHLAIRRARELAERLAQHYGADCPVAVAYRVEQPQELILRGTLADIADQVEAHDLRQAAIIVVGWALRAEGFVESHLYSCRRLAERDDRAAADVPGGQR; the protein is encoded by the coding sequence ATGACCGTCCACTTCATCGGCGCCGGTCCCGGCGCCGCCGACCTGCTGACCGTCCGGGCCACGCGCCTGCTGGCGGCGAGCCAGGTGTGTCTCTATGCCGGGACCTACCTCGACGCGGCCGTCCTCGAGCACTGCCCGCAGGGTGCCCGGCTCGTCGACACCCAGGTCCTGGACCTCGATGGCATCACCGCCGAGATCGTCGCCGCCCACGAGCGCGGCGAGGACGTCGCCCGCCTCTGCTCGGGGGACCCCTCGGTCTACTCCGCGATCGCCGAGCAGACCCGCCGGCTGGACGCGGCCGGGATCCCGTGGGACATCACGCCCGGCATCGCGGCCTACGCCGCGACCGCAGCCCGGCTGGGCCGCGAGCTGACCGTGCCCGAGGTGGCCCAGTCGGTCGTGCTGACCCGTGCCCAGCGCGATTCCACCGCTCTGCCGTCGGGGGAGTCCCTCGAGGCCTTCGCCGCGACCGGAGCGACCCTCGTGCTCCACCTGGCGATCCGCCGTGCCCGCGAGCTCGCCGAGCGGCTCGCCCAGCACTACGGCGCCGACTGCCCGGTCGCCGTGGCCTACCGCGTCGAGCAGCCGCAGGAGCTGATCCTGCGCGGGACGCTCGCCGACATCGCCGACCAGGTCGAGGCCCACGACCTGCGTCAGGCCGCGATCATCGTCGTCGGGTGGGCGCTGCGGGCCGAGGGCTTCGTCGAGTCGCACCTGTACTCGTGCCGGCGGCTGGCCGAGCGCGACGACCGTGCGGCCGCAGACGTCCCCGGTGGCCAGCGCTAG
- the cbiE gene encoding precorrin-6y C5,15-methyltransferase (decarboxylating) subunit CbiE encodes MIDVVGIADDGWAGLDDGRRGLVERAATVIGGQRHLDLVADHVAAGAEMVRWPSPLRAALPALLDRVGDAVVIASGDPLRSGIGTTLVELLGADRVRIHPAVGSDVLARARQGWSAEETVVVTAVGRDLRAVLPHLTPGARLVVLCSDGDGPARLATLLSERGWGTSLLTARWHLGGSDEGALAHPAHEFTATTADLVVVCVEARADDPVRSSRTAGTAPGRPESFIDHDGQLTKRDVRASALARLRPTPGAHLWDLGAGNGSVALEWCLAADRATATCVERDPERAARITANAAALGLAGRVEVVVGDTTTTDLAGLPDAEAVFVGGGLDVDLLERTWTSLRPGGRLVAHAVTLEGESALIATHNRAGGELTRLSVEHAVTLGRFLSWTPARAVVQLATTKGTS; translated from the coding sequence GTGATCGACGTGGTGGGTATCGCAGACGATGGTTGGGCCGGCCTGGACGACGGGCGGCGCGGCCTCGTCGAGCGTGCCGCCACCGTCATCGGCGGGCAACGTCACCTCGATCTCGTGGCCGACCACGTCGCTGCCGGGGCCGAGATGGTGCGCTGGCCCAGCCCCCTTCGCGCTGCCCTGCCCGCCTTGCTCGACCGGGTCGGGGACGCGGTGGTGATCGCCAGCGGCGACCCGCTGCGCTCCGGTATCGGGACCACGCTCGTGGAGCTCCTCGGGGCCGACCGGGTACGGATCCACCCGGCCGTCGGCAGCGACGTCCTCGCTCGGGCCCGGCAGGGTTGGTCCGCCGAGGAGACCGTCGTGGTGACCGCTGTCGGTCGTGACCTGCGCGCGGTCCTGCCCCACCTCACGCCGGGCGCCCGCCTCGTCGTGCTCTGCTCCGACGGCGATGGGCCCGCACGACTGGCGACTCTGCTGTCCGAACGCGGTTGGGGGACAAGCCTGCTCACTGCACGCTGGCACCTGGGCGGATCGGACGAAGGCGCGCTGGCCCACCCCGCGCACGAGTTCACCGCGACCACCGCGGACCTCGTCGTCGTCTGCGTCGAGGCCAGGGCCGACGATCCGGTCCGCTCGTCGCGGACCGCCGGGACGGCTCCAGGGCGGCCCGAGAGCTTCATCGACCACGACGGGCAGCTGACCAAGCGCGACGTGCGGGCCTCGGCACTGGCGCGGCTGCGTCCCACACCCGGCGCCCACCTGTGGGACCTCGGGGCCGGCAACGGCTCGGTGGCCCTCGAGTGGTGCCTCGCCGCGGACCGGGCCACGGCCACCTGCGTCGAGCGCGACCCCGAGCGTGCCGCACGCATCACCGCCAACGCTGCGGCCCTCGGACTGGCCGGACGCGTCGAGGTCGTCGTCGGCGACACCACGACGACCGACCTCGCCGGGCTCCCCGACGCCGAGGCGGTCTTCGTCGGCGGGGGACTCGACGTCGACCTGCTCGAGCGGACGTGGACCTCCCTTCGCCCCGGCGGCCGCCTCGTCGCCCATGCCGTCACCCTCGAAGGGGAGTCGGCCCTCATCGCCACCCACAACCGAGCCGGGGGTGAGCTCACCCGGCTGTCCGTCGAGCACGCCGTCACGCTCGGACGCTTCCTGTCCTGGACGCCGGCGCGTGCCGTCGTCCAGCTCGCCACGACGAAGGGCACCTCATGA
- a CDS encoding precorrin-2 C(20)-methyltransferase: MSAPTSTGRFYGVGIGPGDPELITLKAARLIRDADVIAYHSGVGKQSMARGIAADLIPEGVLEEELRYPVTTGMTDHPGGYYGALAEFYDECSARLEAHLSQGRTVVVLAVGDPLFFGSFMYVHDRLSPRYPTEVVPGITAMSAATAAVATGLCRHEDTLTVLPGTLPVPELARRLADTDAAVIMKLGRTFAGVREALRQAGVLDRAVYVERASGTGEVVVPAADVDEGRVPYMSIVVVPGADLRDDAAGRAADFARITAAHEAPTPDDSAPRDTTGTVHVVGLGPGPDRWLTPEASEVLARVDHVVGYAPYVARVPQREGLTRHASGNTVELDRGRLALDLAKGGDDVAIVSGGDAGVFGMATAIFESRESALADDAGYADVPVRVVPGVTAAHAASALVGAVLGGDHALVNLSDNLKPWQVLADRLTALATNDISVALYNPRSASRPDTLGRARDLLVEAVGPTRVVVVARHVGRDQESVVVTTLGELDVDSVDMGCLVVIGASTTRATGDGRVWTPRSVG; encoded by the coding sequence ATGAGTGCCCCCACGAGCACCGGCCGCTTCTACGGTGTGGGCATCGGCCCCGGCGACCCCGAGCTGATCACCCTCAAGGCGGCCCGGCTCATCCGTGACGCCGACGTCATCGCCTACCACTCCGGCGTCGGCAAGCAGTCCATGGCGCGGGGGATCGCCGCGGACCTCATCCCCGAGGGCGTCCTCGAGGAGGAGCTGCGCTACCCCGTGACGACCGGGATGACCGACCACCCGGGCGGCTACTACGGAGCGCTGGCCGAGTTCTACGACGAGTGCTCCGCCCGGCTCGAGGCCCACCTGTCCCAGGGCCGGACCGTCGTCGTGCTCGCCGTCGGTGACCCGCTCTTCTTCGGCTCCTTCATGTACGTCCACGACCGGTTGAGCCCCCGCTATCCCACCGAGGTCGTCCCCGGCATCACGGCGATGTCAGCGGCCACCGCCGCGGTCGCGACCGGCCTGTGCCGGCACGAGGACACCCTCACCGTGCTGCCCGGGACCCTGCCCGTGCCCGAGCTCGCCCGGCGGCTCGCCGACACCGACGCGGCGGTCATCATGAAGCTCGGCCGCACCTTTGCCGGGGTCCGTGAGGCCCTGCGTCAGGCGGGGGTCCTCGACCGGGCCGTCTATGTCGAGCGCGCCTCTGGCACAGGCGAGGTCGTCGTGCCGGCAGCCGACGTCGACGAGGGGCGCGTGCCCTACATGTCCATCGTCGTCGTGCCCGGCGCCGACCTGCGGGACGACGCCGCCGGCCGGGCCGCGGACTTCGCCCGGATCACGGCCGCGCACGAGGCGCCGACTCCCGACGACTCGGCTCCCCGGGACACCACGGGCACCGTGCACGTCGTCGGTCTCGGTCCCGGCCCGGACCGCTGGCTCACCCCCGAGGCATCCGAGGTCCTGGCCCGCGTCGACCACGTCGTCGGCTACGCGCCGTACGTCGCCCGGGTGCCGCAGCGCGAGGGGCTGACCCGCCACGCCTCCGGCAACACCGTCGAGCTCGACCGTGGCCGGCTGGCCCTCGACCTGGCGAAGGGGGGCGACGACGTCGCGATCGTCTCCGGCGGCGACGCGGGGGTCTTCGGAATGGCGACCGCGATCTTCGAGTCGCGTGAGAGCGCGCTGGCTGACGACGCCGGGTACGCGGACGTGCCCGTCCGCGTCGTGCCCGGGGTCACCGCAGCGCATGCTGCCAGCGCCCTCGTCGGTGCCGTGCTCGGCGGCGACCACGCGCTGGTCAACCTCAGCGACAACCTCAAGCCGTGGCAGGTCCTCGCCGACCGGCTCACCGCTCTCGCCACCAACGACATCTCGGTCGCGCTCTACAACCCCCGCTCGGCCTCGCGCCCGGACACCCTGGGACGCGCTCGTGACCTGCTCGTCGAGGCGGTCGGCCCGACGCGGGTCGTCGTCGTCGCGCGTCACGTCGGACGGGACCAGGAGTCGGTCGTCGTGACGACCCTCGGCGAGCTCGACGTCGATTCCGTCGACATGGGCTGCCTCGTCGTCATCGGGGCGTCCACCACCCGTGCGACGGGCGACGGACGGGTCTGGACGCCGCGTTCGGTGGGCTGA